In Microtus pennsylvanicus isolate mMicPen1 chromosome 17, mMicPen1.hap1, whole genome shotgun sequence, one genomic interval encodes:
- the Chrng gene encoding acetylcholine receptor subunit gamma produces MHGGRGPPLLLPLLAICLVAGIQSLNQEERLFADLMRNYDPHLRPAEHDSDVVNVSLKLTLTNLISLNEREEALTTNVWIEMQWCDYRLRWDPQDYEGLWILRVPSTMVWRPDIVLENNVDGVFEVALYCNVLVSPDGCIYWLPPAIFRSSCSISVTYFPFDWQNCSLIFQSQTYSTSEINLQLSQEDGQAIEWIFIDPEAFTENGEWAIRHRPAKMLLDPVAPAEEAGHQKVVFYLLIQRKPLFYVINIIAPCVLISSVAILIYFLPAKAGGQKCTVAINVLLAQTVFLFLVAKKVPETSQAVPLISKYLTFLMVVTILIVVNSVVVLNVSLRSPHTHSMARGVRKVFLRLLPQLLRMHVRPRGPAPVQDARLRLQNGSSSGWPITTREEGGLYLPRSELLFRQRQRNGLVQAALEKLENGPEMRQSQEFCGSLKQASPAIQACVEACNLMARARRQQSHFDSGNEEWFLVGRVLDRVCFLAMLSLFICGTAGIFLMAHYNRVPDLPFPGDPHPYLPLPD; encoded by the exons ATGCATGGAGGCCGGGGACCTCCGCTCCTCCTGCCGTTGCTGGCTATCTGCCTGG TTGCAGGGATCCAGAGCCTCAACCAAGAGGAGCGCCTGTTTGCTGACCTGATGAGAAACTATGACCCCCATCTGCGGCCCGCTGAGCACGACTCAGATGTGGTCAACGTCAGCCTGAAGCTTACCCTGACCAACCTCATCTCCCTG AATGAGCGAGAAGAGGCCCTCACAACCAACGTCTGGATAGAAATG CAGTGGTGTGATTATCGCCTGCGCTGGGACCCACAAGACTATGAAGGCCTGTGGATACTAAGGGTGCCATCCACCATGGTCTGGAGGCCAGATATCGTGTTGGAGAACAA tgtggatggtgtgttcGAGGTGGCCCTCTACTGCAACGTGCTCGTGTCCCCTGACGGTTGTATCTACTGGCTGCCACCTGCCATCTTCCGCTCCTCCTGCTCCATCTCCGTCACCTACTTCCCCTTCGATTGGCAGAACTGCTCTCTCATCTTCCA GTCTCAGACTTACAGCACCAGTGAGATTAACCTGCAGCTGAGCCAGGAAGATGGACAAGCCATTGAGTGGATCTTCATCGACCCCGAGGCTTTCACAG AGAATGGAGAATGGGCCATCCGGCATCGACCAGCCAAGATGCTACTGGACCCTGTGGCGCCAGCAGAGGAGGCAGGCCACCAAAAAGTGGTTTTCTACCTGCTCATCCAGCGCAAGCCCCTCTTCTACGTCATCAACATCATCGCCCCCTGCGTGCTCATTTCCTCCGTTGCTATCCTCATCTACTTCCTTCCTGCCAAGG CGGGCGGCCAGAAATGTACAGTGGCCATCAACGTGCTCCTGGCCCAGACTGTCTTCCTTTTCCTCGTGGCCAAGAAGGTGCCTGAGACCTCCCAGGCAGTGCCGCTCATCAGCAA GTACCTGACCTTCCTCATGGTGGTGACCATCCTCATCGTCGTGAACTCAGTGGTGGTGCTCAACGTGTCCTTGAggtccccacacacacactccatggcCCGGGGGGTCCGCAAG GTGTTCCTGAGGCTCCTGCCCCAGCTGTTAAGGATGCATGTGCGCCCACGGGGCCCCGCTCCTGTCCAGGATGCCCGGTTGCGGCTCCAGAATGGCTCCTCCTCGGGATGGCCCATCACAACTCGGGAGGAAGGGGGTCTCTATCTCCCACGCAGTGAACTCCTCTTCAGACAGAGGCAGCGCAATGGATTGGTGCAAGCTGCGCTAGAAAAGCTAG AAAATGGGCCAGAaatgaggcagagccaggagttCTGTGGAAGCCTGAAGCAAGCCTCCCCAGCCATCCAGGCCTGCGTGGAGGCCTGTAACCTCATGGCCCGTGCCCGGCGCCAGCAGAGTCACTTTGACAGT GGGAATGAGGAGTGGTTCCTGGTGGGCCGCGTGCTGGACCGTGTCTGTTTCCTggccatgctctctctcttcatctgcgGCACGGCCGGCATCTTCCTGATGGCCCACTATAATCGGGTGCCTGACCTGCCATTCCCTGGAGACCCTCACCCCTACTTGCCTTTGCCAGACTGA
- the Prss56 gene encoding serine protease 56 isoform X2 codes for MLLAVLILLLLLSPDSQTARGHPLYMRLSPGALQVLSAQGTQALQAAQRSAQWAVKRVLMEIQHRLHECQGLGRPRLQTSLLQDPPELGPCGERRQGVANVTRAHGRIVGGNTAPFGSWPWLVRLQFRGQPLCGGVLVAASWVLTAAHCFAGASNELLWTVTLAEGPQGEQAEEVQVNRILPHPKFDPQTFHNDLALVQLWTPVSPEGPARPICLPQGSREPPAGTPCAIAGWGALFEDGPESEAVREARVPLLSADTCQKALGPGLRPSTMLCAGYLAGGIDSCQGDSGGPLTCSEPGPHPREVLFGVTSWGDGCGEPGKPGVYTRVAVFKDWLQEQMTAPSTREPSCRELLTWDPPEEEPAPDVAGLCAFYARLCPGSERSCARLALQQCLQRRRRCELRSLAHTLLGLLQGAQELLGPRPGLRRGVPAPAPSLRDPPGHNVREQRLHSGSRVAGTWFQKPKPERRAETKGCPGLESLQQKLAAIQRAHAWILQIPAEHLAMNFDEVLADLGSKTLTGLFRAWVRAGLGDRHVVFSGLVGLEPSTLAHSLPRLLVQALKAFRSAFQTEESARDPGLV; via the exons ATGCTGCTGGCTGTGCTGATTCTGCTGCTGCTACTGTCCCCAGACTCCCAGACTGCCCGCGGGCATCCGCTGTACATGCGCCTGTCCCCCGGCGCCCTGCAAG TTTTGTCTGCCCAGGGGACTCAAGCACTGCAGGCTGCCCAGAGGAGCGCCCAGTGGGCCGTAAAGCGCGTGTTGATGGAGATCCAGCACAGACTGCATGAATGCCAAG GACTTGGGCGCCCCAGACTTCAAACCTCCCTCCTCCAGGACCCACCCGAGTTAG GACCTTGTGGCGAAAGGCGCCAGGGCGTGGCCAACGTGACCCGGGCTCATGGCCGTATAGTCGGGGGCAACACAGCTCCATTCGGGTCTTGGCCTTGGCTCGTGAGGCTACAATTTAGGGGACAGCCACTATGTGGCGGCGTCCTGGTGGCTGCGTCCTGGGTGCTCACGGCTGCACACTGCTTCGCCGG TGCCTCGAATGAGCTGCTTTGGACTGTGACGCTAGCTGAGGGCCCCCAGGGGGAGCAAGCGGAGGAAGTGCAGGTGAACCGCATCTTGCCCCACCCTAAG TTTGACCCGCAGACCTTTCACAATGACCTGGCTTTGGTACAGCTGTGGACGCCAGTGAGCCCAGAGGGGCCAGCGCGCCCCATATGTCTACCCCAGGGCTCTAGGGAGCCTCCTGCCGGCACCCCATGCGCCATTGCAGGCTGGGGAGCCCTCTTCGAAG ATGGGCCCGAGTCTGAGGCGGTGAGGGAGGCCCGTGTTCCGCTGCTCAGTGCAGACACGTGTCAAAAGGCCCTGGGACCTGGGTTGCGTCCCAGCACCATGCTCTGCGCTGGTTACCTGGCCGGGGGCATCGACTCATGCCAG GGTGACTCCGGAGGCCCTTTAACCTGTTCCGAACCCGGCCCGCACCCCAGAGAGGTCCTCTTTGGAGTCACCTCTTGGGGGGATGGCTGTGGGGAGCCTGGAAAGCCTGGGGTCTACACCCGTGTGGCCGTGTTCAAAGACTGGCTGCAGGAGCAGATGA CGGCCCCCTCCACTCGCGAGCCTAGCTGCCGAGAACTTCTAACTTGGGACCCCCCGGAGGAGGAGCCAGCCCCGGACGTAGCAGGGCTCTGTGCCTTCTACGCGCGCCTGTGCCCGGGATCCGAGCGCTCCTGTGCGCGCCTAGCTCTCCAGCAGTGTCTGCAACGCCGACGGCGGTGCG AGCTGCGGTCGCTGGCTCACACACTGCTCGGCCTGCTGCAGGGCGCTCAAGAGTTGCTCGGTCCCCGGCCGGGGCTGCGACGTGGAGTTCCCGCACCTGCACCGTCGCTCCGGGACCCTCCCGGCCACAATGTTCGTGAACAGCGGTTACACTCAG GATCGCGAGTTGCAGGGACGTGGTTCCAGAAGCCAAAGCCAGAGCGGCGCGCGGAAACAAAGG GCTGCCCTGGGCTAGAGTCTCTGCAACAGAAGTTGGCGGCCATTCAGCGAGCACATGCCTGGATCCTACAGATCCCAGCTGAGCACTTGGCCATGAACTTTGACGAG GTGCTGGCCGATCTTGGCTCCAAGACTCTGACAGGGCTCTTCAGAGCTTGGGTGAGGGCCGGCTTGGGGGACCGGCATGTGGTCTTCAGTGGGCTGGTGGGCTTGGAGCCTTCTACACTGGCTCACAGTCTCCCACGGTTGCTAGTGCAGGCCCTGAAGGCCTTCCGCTCAGCTTTCCAGACAGAGGAGAGCGCCAGGGACCCTGGATTGGTGTGA
- the Prss56 gene encoding serine protease 56 isoform X1 produces MLLAVLILLLLLSPDSQTARGHPLYMRLSPGALQVLSAQGTQALQAAQRSAQWAVKRVLMEIQHRLHECQGLGRPRLQTSLLQDPPELGPCGERRQGVANVTRAHGRIVGGNTAPFGSWPWLVRLQFRGQPLCGGVLVAASWVLTAAHCFAGASNELLWTVTLAEGPQGEQAEEVQVNRILPHPKFDPQTFHNDLALVQLWTPVSPEGPARPICLPQGSREPPAGTPCAIAGWGALFEDGPESEAVREARVPLLSADTCQKALGPGLRPSTMLCAGYLAGGIDSCQGDSGGPLTCSEPGPHPREVLFGVTSWGDGCGEPGKPGVYTRVAVFKDWLQEQMSAAPSTREPSCRELLTWDPPEEEPAPDVAGLCAFYARLCPGSERSCARLALQQCLQRRRRCELRSLAHTLLGLLQGAQELLGPRPGLRRGVPAPAPSLRDPPGHNVREQRLHSGSRVAGTWFQKPKPERRAETKGCPGLESLQQKLAAIQRAHAWILQIPAEHLAMNFDEVLADLGSKTLTGLFRAWVRAGLGDRHVVFSGLVGLEPSTLAHSLPRLLVQALKAFRSAFQTEESARDPGLV; encoded by the exons ATGCTGCTGGCTGTGCTGATTCTGCTGCTGCTACTGTCCCCAGACTCCCAGACTGCCCGCGGGCATCCGCTGTACATGCGCCTGTCCCCCGGCGCCCTGCAAG TTTTGTCTGCCCAGGGGACTCAAGCACTGCAGGCTGCCCAGAGGAGCGCCCAGTGGGCCGTAAAGCGCGTGTTGATGGAGATCCAGCACAGACTGCATGAATGCCAAG GACTTGGGCGCCCCAGACTTCAAACCTCCCTCCTCCAGGACCCACCCGAGTTAG GACCTTGTGGCGAAAGGCGCCAGGGCGTGGCCAACGTGACCCGGGCTCATGGCCGTATAGTCGGGGGCAACACAGCTCCATTCGGGTCTTGGCCTTGGCTCGTGAGGCTACAATTTAGGGGACAGCCACTATGTGGCGGCGTCCTGGTGGCTGCGTCCTGGGTGCTCACGGCTGCACACTGCTTCGCCGG TGCCTCGAATGAGCTGCTTTGGACTGTGACGCTAGCTGAGGGCCCCCAGGGGGAGCAAGCGGAGGAAGTGCAGGTGAACCGCATCTTGCCCCACCCTAAG TTTGACCCGCAGACCTTTCACAATGACCTGGCTTTGGTACAGCTGTGGACGCCAGTGAGCCCAGAGGGGCCAGCGCGCCCCATATGTCTACCCCAGGGCTCTAGGGAGCCTCCTGCCGGCACCCCATGCGCCATTGCAGGCTGGGGAGCCCTCTTCGAAG ATGGGCCCGAGTCTGAGGCGGTGAGGGAGGCCCGTGTTCCGCTGCTCAGTGCAGACACGTGTCAAAAGGCCCTGGGACCTGGGTTGCGTCCCAGCACCATGCTCTGCGCTGGTTACCTGGCCGGGGGCATCGACTCATGCCAG GGTGACTCCGGAGGCCCTTTAACCTGTTCCGAACCCGGCCCGCACCCCAGAGAGGTCCTCTTTGGAGTCACCTCTTGGGGGGATGGCTGTGGGGAGCCTGGAAAGCCTGGGGTCTACACCCGTGTGGCCGTGTTCAAAGACTGGCTGCAGGAGCAGATGAGTG CGGCCCCCTCCACTCGCGAGCCTAGCTGCCGAGAACTTCTAACTTGGGACCCCCCGGAGGAGGAGCCAGCCCCGGACGTAGCAGGGCTCTGTGCCTTCTACGCGCGCCTGTGCCCGGGATCCGAGCGCTCCTGTGCGCGCCTAGCTCTCCAGCAGTGTCTGCAACGCCGACGGCGGTGCG AGCTGCGGTCGCTGGCTCACACACTGCTCGGCCTGCTGCAGGGCGCTCAAGAGTTGCTCGGTCCCCGGCCGGGGCTGCGACGTGGAGTTCCCGCACCTGCACCGTCGCTCCGGGACCCTCCCGGCCACAATGTTCGTGAACAGCGGTTACACTCAG GATCGCGAGTTGCAGGGACGTGGTTCCAGAAGCCAAAGCCAGAGCGGCGCGCGGAAACAAAGG GCTGCCCTGGGCTAGAGTCTCTGCAACAGAAGTTGGCGGCCATTCAGCGAGCACATGCCTGGATCCTACAGATCCCAGCTGAGCACTTGGCCATGAACTTTGACGAG GTGCTGGCCGATCTTGGCTCCAAGACTCTGACAGGGCTCTTCAGAGCTTGGGTGAGGGCCGGCTTGGGGGACCGGCATGTGGTCTTCAGTGGGCTGGTGGGCTTGGAGCCTTCTACACTGGCTCACAGTCTCCCACGGTTGCTAGTGCAGGCCCTGAAGGCCTTCCGCTCAGCTTTCCAGACAGAGGAGAGCGCCAGGGACCCTGGATTGGTGTGA
- the Chrnd gene encoding acetylcholine receptor subunit delta — protein sequence MAGPVPTLGLLAVLLVCGSWGLNEEQRLIQHLFKEKGYRKELRPVAHKEDRVDVAISLTLSNLISLKEVEETLTTNVWMDHAWMDSRLQWDANDFGNITILRLPSDMVWLPEIVLENNNDGSFKVSYACNVLVSNSGSVTWLPPTIFRSSCPISVTYFPFDWQNCSLKFSSLKYTAKEITLSLMQQQEEDGRTYPIEWIIIDPEGFTENGEWEIVHRAAKVNVDPNVPMDSTSHQDITFYLIIRRKPLFYIINILVPCVLISFMINLVFYLPGDCGEKTSVAISVLLAQSVFLLLISKRLPATSLAIPLLGKFLLFGMVLVTMVVVICVIVLNVHFRTPSTHVLSEGVKKFFLETLPKLLHMSHPAEEDSGPRILIRRSSSLGYISKAEEYFSLKSRSDLMFEKQSERHGLARRLTTARRPPASSEQAQQELFNELKPAMDGANFIVNHMRDQNSYNEEKDNWNQVARTVDRLCLFVVTPVMVVGTAWIFLQGVYNQPPPQPFPGDPFSYNEKDRRFI from the exons ATGGCAGGGCCAGTGCCCACACTGGGGCTGCTGGCTGTCCTTCTTGTGTGTG GCAGCTGGGGTCTGAATGAGGAGCAACGGCTGATCCAGCACCTGTTCAAGGAAAAGGGCTACAGGAAGGAGCTTCGGCCGGTGGCTCACAAGGAGGACAGAGTGGACGTCGCCATAAGTCTCACCCTCTCCAACCTCATTTCCCTG AAAGAAGTGGAGGAGACCCTCACCACCAACGTGTGGATGGATCAC GCCTGGATGGATAGCCGGCTACAGTGGGATGCTAACGACTTTGGGAACATCACTATCCTGCGCTTGCCTTCTGACATGGTGTGGCTGCCGGAGATTGTGCTGGAGAACAA CAATGACGGCTCCTTCAAGGTTTCTTACGCCTGCAATGTACTTGTTTCTAATTCGGGGTCTGTGACCTGGCTGCCACCCACCATCTTCCGCTCCTCCTGCCCTATCTCGGTCACCTACTTCCCCTTTGATTGGCAGAACTGCTCCCTCAAATTCAG TTCACTCAAGTATACAGCCAAGGAGATCACGCTTAGCCTGatgcagcagcaggaggaagacGGCCGCACCTACCCCATCGAATGGATTATCATTGACCCTGAGGGCTTCACGG AGAACGGGGAATGGGAGATAGTCCACCGGGCCGCCAAGGTCAATGTGGACCCCAACGTCCCGATGGACAGCACCAGCCACCAAGACATCACCTTCTACCTCATCATCCGCCGCAAGCCTCTCTTCTACATCATCAACATCCTGGTACCCTGCGTGCTCATCTCCTTCATGATCAACCTGGTCTTCTACCTGCCAGGCGACT GTGGAGAGAAGACTTCAGTGGCCATCTCGGTGCTCCTGGCCCAGTCTGTCTTCCTGTTGCTTATCTCCAAGAGGCTGCCTGCCACATCCCTGGCCATCCCCCTACTAGGCAA GTTCCTGCTCTTCGGCATGGTGCTGGTCACCATGGTTGTGGTGATCTGTGTCATCGTGCTCAACGTCCACTTCCGAACACCCAGTACTCACGTGCTGTCCGAGGGAGTCAAGAAG TTCTTCCTGGAGACCCTGCCCAAGCTCCTGCACATGTCCCACCCAGCAGAGGAAGACTCTGGCCCCAGGATTCTCATCCGGAGGAGCAGCTCCCTGGGCTACATCTCCAAGGCCGAGGAGTATTTCTCCCTCAAGTCCCGCAGTGACCTCATGTTTGAGAAGCAATCAGAGCGGCATGGCCTGGCCCGGCGCCTCACCACAGCCC GCAGGCCCCCAGCAAGCTCCGAGCAGGCCCAACAGGAGCTTTTCAATGAACTGAAGCCAGCTATGGATGGGGCAAACTTCATCGTCAACCATATGAGGGACCAAAACAGTTACAATGAG GAGAAGGACAACTGGAACCAGGTGGCCCGCACAGTGGACCGTCTCTGCCTCTTCGTGGTGACACCCGTGATGGTGGTGGGCACAGCCTGGATTTTCCTGCAGGGTGTCTATaaccagcccccaccccagcctttcCCCGGGGACCCCTTCTCCTATAATGAAAAGGACCGGCGCTTCATCTAG